A genomic stretch from uncultured Pseudodesulfovibrio sp. includes:
- a CDS encoding efflux RND transporter permease subunit gives MDIVGTAIRKPVAVLVGVIMVTMFGVVALLGLPYQLSPNVTEPVITVTTSWNGATPYEMERDVIEEQEKVLKGIPGLIKMESSNYNSLSELTLKFEIGTEIDSALLRVSNKLDEVPDYPDDVDRPIISATGASTSPVIWMLLKGLPENTDDVTTYMTFFEDEIRQYIERIPGVADLFMGGGREDEMHIIVDPAKLASYNLTATELISVLQSENVSVSAGTLGVGRRDYRIRTPAEFKSIKDIESVVISSSGQFRVTLGDVATVARGNEKPVTVMLQRGATGIAVGVKPEPGTNILSMTNAVEEVVNELNAGVLAQKGVYLDWVYDQRPYIEGAIDLVQRNILIGSILAIIVLFVFLQSFSSTIIVAVSIPVSIVGAFIMFAAAGRSLNIVSMAGISFAVGMLVDNAIVVLENIDRHRRMGKTAFKAAYDGASEVWGAVLASTLTTVAVFLPVVFMEQEAGQLFKDIAIAVTCAIALSLFVSVLVIPMLANQFYRIAEKKNANQGDGPRKPAGLSIAKRVLTPLTLLGGRFADFIIMLLRMAINSWKSRVVTVVSLTLVSVLIVWTMFPKMEYLPQGNRNFVISILIPPPGLSYSERFDIGKYVFDQVEPHFGKRIGEVPGIENMFFVSHPTINLFGASSTEEQNAAGMIPLFMRVLNSIPGMFGVALQSSIFEQGIGEGRVINVDFSGDNLEQLVAAAGTMFGMTMQSIQGVQVRPVPSLELLYPEVRFHPYRDRVRASGLTSSDLGKAVDVILDGRKIGDYKEEGKKKIDLVLKASKDDIGTPEELYSQLVATPKGWAVPLSSLASLENTYGVTQIRHLERKRTITLQVTPPTDMPLQAAMETIQQKLIPAVQQTGVMEGVHVQLSGAADKLTVTRDALQWNFILAIIITYLLMSALFENFIYPFIILFTVPLAGAGGFLGLRLENIFIAPQALDILTMLGFVILIGVVVNNAILIVHQSLGNIREHGMEHKEAVIEATRTRLRPIYMSATTSIFGMLPLAVAPGPGSELYRGLGAVVLGGLAMSTVFTVFVIPALLMFVIGMEKRGSKINA, from the coding sequence GTGGATATCGTCGGAACCGCCATACGTAAACCCGTTGCCGTCCTTGTGGGCGTCATTATGGTCACCATGTTCGGCGTGGTGGCCCTGCTCGGGCTTCCTTACCAGTTGTCACCCAACGTGACCGAGCCTGTCATAACCGTCACCACTTCATGGAACGGCGCGACGCCTTATGAAATGGAACGCGATGTCATCGAGGAACAGGAAAAGGTTCTCAAGGGTATTCCCGGCCTCATCAAGATGGAGAGTTCCAACTATAATTCCCTGTCTGAATTGACGTTGAAATTCGAAATCGGCACCGAGATTGACAGCGCCCTCTTGCGTGTGTCCAACAAACTCGACGAAGTGCCTGACTATCCTGATGATGTGGATCGGCCCATTATTTCCGCGACTGGTGCGTCCACGTCGCCCGTTATCTGGATGCTCCTCAAGGGGTTGCCAGAGAATACAGATGACGTCACAACGTACATGACATTCTTTGAAGACGAGATTCGTCAATACATTGAACGTATACCAGGTGTAGCAGACTTGTTCATGGGCGGGGGGCGCGAGGATGAAATGCACATCATCGTGGACCCGGCCAAACTTGCTTCCTACAACCTGACGGCCACTGAACTCATCAGTGTGCTGCAAAGCGAAAACGTGTCCGTATCCGCTGGTACCCTTGGTGTCGGGCGACGCGATTATCGAATTCGTACACCAGCCGAGTTCAAGTCCATCAAGGATATCGAATCCGTAGTTATTTCTTCTTCCGGTCAGTTTCGCGTTACCCTTGGTGATGTGGCAACGGTCGCTCGTGGAAATGAAAAGCCTGTCACCGTCATGTTGCAGCGAGGTGCCACCGGCATTGCCGTAGGTGTTAAACCCGAGCCGGGGACTAATATCCTGTCCATGACCAATGCGGTGGAAGAAGTTGTCAATGAACTCAACGCCGGGGTCCTGGCCCAGAAAGGCGTGTATCTTGACTGGGTTTATGATCAGCGTCCCTACATTGAAGGCGCCATTGATCTCGTACAGCGCAATATTCTGATCGGTTCCATTCTGGCGATTATTGTCCTGTTTGTTTTTCTTCAATCATTCAGTTCGACCATTATCGTGGCCGTCTCTATTCCCGTGTCCATTGTCGGTGCATTCATCATGTTCGCGGCGGCAGGTCGCTCGCTCAATATCGTTTCCATGGCAGGTATCTCGTTCGCCGTTGGTATGCTTGTGGATAACGCCATTGTTGTTCTTGAAAATATCGACCGGCATCGTCGTATGGGTAAAACCGCCTTCAAGGCGGCCTACGATGGGGCGAGCGAAGTCTGGGGTGCAGTTCTTGCTTCGACCCTGACCACCGTGGCCGTGTTTCTGCCCGTTGTTTTCATGGAGCAGGAAGCCGGCCAGCTTTTCAAGGATATAGCCATTGCCGTTACGTGCGCCATCGCCTTGTCGCTCTTTGTTTCGGTGCTGGTCATCCCCATGCTTGCCAACCAGTTTTATCGCATTGCTGAGAAAAAAAATGCCAATCAGGGTGATGGGCCGAGAAAACCCGCAGGTTTGTCCATAGCAAAGAGGGTGCTTACCCCGTTGACCTTGTTGGGCGGTAGATTTGCTGATTTCATCATCATGCTCTTGCGCATGGCTATCAATAGTTGGAAGAGTCGTGTTGTTACCGTTGTCAGTTTGACGCTGGTATCCGTGCTTATAGTCTGGACCATGTTCCCGAAGATGGAATACCTGCCGCAGGGCAATCGTAACTTTGTCATTTCAATCCTGATTCCTCCGCCGGGTCTTTCCTATTCGGAACGGTTTGACATCGGCAAGTACGTATTCGATCAAGTGGAGCCCCATTTCGGTAAACGCATCGGAGAGGTTCCGGGAATCGAGAACATGTTTTTCGTGTCGCATCCTACCATCAACCTTTTTGGTGCCAGCTCGACTGAAGAACAGAATGCTGCCGGTATGATTCCGCTTTTTATGCGGGTGCTCAATTCCATTCCTGGCATGTTCGGTGTTGCCTTGCAGTCCTCCATTTTCGAGCAAGGTATTGGTGAGGGGCGCGTTATTAACGTGGATTTCTCCGGCGATAACTTGGAACAGCTCGTCGCCGCTGCCGGAACCATGTTCGGCATGACCATGCAGTCCATTCAAGGAGTACAGGTACGACCTGTCCCATCACTGGAATTGCTGTATCCCGAAGTGCGTTTTCATCCCTATCGTGATCGGGTTCGTGCTTCCGGTTTGACTTCGAGTGACTTGGGCAAGGCCGTTGATGTTATTCTCGATGGTCGGAAAATCGGTGACTACAAGGAAGAAGGCAAAAAAAAGATTGACCTCGTGCTCAAAGCTTCCAAGGATGATATAGGCACGCCCGAAGAACTCTATTCGCAATTAGTGGCTACGCCCAAAGGATGGGCCGTGCCGCTTTCCTCGTTGGCATCTTTGGAGAATACGTACGGCGTGACTCAAATTCGACATCTCGAACGGAAAAGGACCATCACGCTTCAGGTCACGCCGCCAACGGATATGCCTTTGCAGGCCGCCATGGAGACCATTCAGCAGAAACTCATTCCCGCTGTCCAGCAGACAGGTGTGATGGAAGGAGTGCATGTTCAACTGTCCGGTGCGGCTGACAAACTTACCGTCACGCGTGATGCCCTGCAGTGGAACTTCATCCTCGCAATCATCATTACGTATCTGCTCATGTCGGCGCTCTTTGAGAACTTCATCTATCCGTTCATCATTCTGTTTACCGTCCCCTTGGCCGGAGCAGGAGGATTCCTCGGTCTGCGTTTGGAGAATATCTTCATTGCACCGCAGGCTCTTGATATCCTGACAATGCTTGGATTCGTCATTCTCATCGGTGTTGTCGTTAACAACGCCATCCTTATTGTGCACCAATCGCTCGGAAATATCCGAGAGCACGGTATGGAACACAAAGAAGCGGTCATTGAAGCCACCCGTACACGTCTGCGGCCGATCTATATGTCTGCAACAACGTCAATCTTTGGAATGCTCCCCCTCGCAGTGGCCCCCGGTCCCGGTTCGGAGTTGTATCGAGGACTTGGTGCGGTCGTGCTCGGCGGTCTTGCAATGTCCACCGTATTTACGGTGTTCGTCATCCCTGCGCTACTCATGTTCGTTATCGGTATGGAAAAGCGGGGCAGCAAAATAAACGCATAA
- a CDS encoding peptidylprolyl isomerase, producing the protein MAAKKGSTVKVHYTGTLKADGSQFDSSEGREPLEFKLGEGMVIAGFEKAVIGKNVGDAVTVEIPPEEGYGTPNEELVFTVRKEQLPPDVELEEGIMLEIRTEDDHPAYVRVTAFDEEMVTLDGNHPLAGETLIFDIELVEVA; encoded by the coding sequence ACACTCAAGGCTGACGGCAGCCAGTTCGATTCCAGTGAAGGCCGCGAACCTCTTGAGTTCAAACTTGGCGAAGGTATGGTCATCGCCGGTTTCGAAAAAGCCGTCATCGGCAAGAATGTCGGCGATGCCGTGACCGTGGAAATTCCGCCCGAGGAAGGCTACGGCACTCCCAATGAAGAACTGGTCTTCACGGTTCGCAAAGAACAACTTCCTCCGGACGTTGAACTGGAAGAAGGCATCATGCTGGAAATCCGCACCGAAGACGATCACCCTGCATACGTACGCGTCACTGCATTCGACGAAGAGATGGTCACCCTTGACGGCAACCATCCCCTAGCCGGAGAGACCCTGATCTTTGATATCGAACTTGTGGAAGTTGCATAA
- a CDS encoding MarR family transcriptional regulator, with product MTAKLFEAGLDITVEQWRALIPCYKHDGLTQGQLCEIMSQEKTGVSRLVSALEKRGLLRRESSKEDRRVNFLFITDAGRELMEASFDPVLAVLINTVKDIDPAELAICQRVLWKIITSPDREENLLRNVECCR from the coding sequence ATGACCGCGAAGCTGTTCGAGGCCGGCCTCGACATCACCGTGGAACAATGGCGCGCATTGATCCCCTGCTACAAGCATGATGGTCTGACGCAGGGCCAGCTGTGTGAAATCATGTCTCAGGAAAAAACCGGAGTCAGTCGACTGGTTTCCGCGCTCGAAAAGCGCGGGCTGTTGCGGCGGGAATCCAGTAAAGAGGATCGGCGCGTGAATTTTCTTTTTATCACAGACGCGGGGCGGGAACTGATGGAAGCGTCCTTTGATCCGGTTTTGGCGGTTCTCATTAATACTGTTAAGGACATTGATCCGGCAGAACTCGCCATTTGTCAGAGAGTACTATGGAAAATCATTACTTCACCGGATAGAGAAGAGAATCTCCTGCGGAATGTGGAATGTTGTCGTTGA
- a CDS encoding late competence development ComFB family protein, whose amino-acid sequence MQQKSLTINGVDVSKIINRNETRVAALIPELIQEYYPDFIFEDLDIQDIYALTLNLIPAGYAQTGSIVLSNRLSDFEINSKIRIAIERVLDNPTRVSD is encoded by the coding sequence ATGCAACAGAAATCATTGACTATCAATGGTGTCGATGTTTCCAAAATCATCAACCGGAACGAAACTCGCGTGGCAGCGCTCATCCCGGAACTGATACAGGAATACTATCCAGACTTCATTTTCGAAGATCTCGATATACAGGATATCTACGCGCTCACCCTGAATCTGATCCCCGCCGGGTATGCCCAAACCGGTTCAATCGTCTTGTCCAACCGGTTGTCAGATTTCGAGATAAACTCAAAAATTCGTATCGCCATCGAACGAGTCCTCGACAACCCCACCCGCGTAAGTGATTAA
- a CDS encoding efflux RND transporter periplasmic adaptor subunit, with the protein MRKIFLFAVSCGLAALLAAPVYAQEQGERPPSPVVTEKVIIGDMAPQTEFIGTVYFTEISNVAAEVDGKLVDLKVQEGQRVKKNDPLVVLSSDILNRTIANAKALMDQSKAEFELAKRENARTTTLYKSATVAEGEYDSKRLAALSAEKKMIAAEAILNRLYVEREKKTIRAPYEGVVLERKVFRGEWVSTGTVVALVARDDEFDVVVNAPRDAFGVVKPGLQVIVNTAGKELQGEVFAVIPKGDVTTRTFPVKIRVKNDGSLAEGMEARVRLPKGIGGKTLIVPRDAIISARGQLVVWCVIEGKAVPMPVYVVGYRGLSAGVKSKTLEEGMDVVVKGNERLQPQQPVAAQPMQQQ; encoded by the coding sequence ATGAGAAAAATATTTTTGTTCGCTGTGTCCTGCGGTCTTGCTGCCTTGCTTGCCGCACCGGTTTATGCCCAGGAACAGGGTGAGAGACCGCCGTCTCCTGTTGTCACAGAAAAAGTCATAATTGGGGACATGGCCCCGCAGACTGAATTCATTGGGACAGTCTATTTCACTGAAATATCCAATGTGGCTGCTGAAGTGGACGGCAAGCTTGTGGATCTGAAAGTTCAGGAAGGGCAGCGGGTCAAAAAGAATGATCCGCTCGTGGTTTTGTCCTCGGATATTCTGAATCGGACTATTGCCAATGCTAAAGCGCTCATGGATCAGTCCAAGGCGGAATTTGAGTTGGCTAAACGGGAAAACGCCCGGACAACCACGTTGTATAAAAGTGCAACTGTCGCTGAGGGTGAATACGATTCCAAGCGGTTGGCGGCTCTATCCGCTGAAAAAAAGATGATCGCTGCCGAAGCTATTCTCAATCGTCTTTATGTAGAGCGTGAAAAGAAAACCATCCGAGCCCCGTATGAAGGTGTGGTCCTTGAGCGCAAGGTCTTCCGTGGTGAGTGGGTTTCCACAGGCACGGTCGTGGCACTGGTTGCCCGGGATGATGAATTCGACGTGGTGGTCAATGCCCCTCGTGATGCATTCGGGGTGGTCAAGCCTGGGCTTCAGGTCATCGTCAATACCGCCGGTAAGGAATTGCAAGGTGAGGTGTTCGCTGTCATTCCCAAGGGAGACGTGACCACTCGTACCTTCCCTGTTAAGATTCGGGTCAAGAATGATGGCTCTCTGGCCGAAGGAATGGAAGCTCGCGTTAGGCTGCCCAAGGGGATTGGCGGAAAGACGTTGATCGTCCCTCGTGACGCTATTATTTCCGCACGCGGTCAACTTGTTGTCTGGTGCGTGATCGAAGGCAAGGCTGTGCCCATGCCGGTGTATGTGGTCGGATATCGCGGTCTCAGCGCCGGAGTGAAGTCCAAGACTCTCGAAGAGGGCATGGATGTCGTGGTCAAGGGTAACGAGCGGCTTCAGCCACAGCAGCCCGTGGCCGCACAACCTATGCAGCAGCAGTAG
- a CDS encoding HAMP domain-containing sensor histidine kinase, whose product MTWSTILACVLIFLGALVMLRSIMYHKNLMFTVQESIAGFSKQTSGLVKIHMAFMVFFFFAYLVVIFFFMSQIDVIDELVIGLIFIFGAIFVYTGIIIQRRAFDLLNNINIELREYAGKLEENQETLLHLNENLKQEIKQKEMAQQSEQLKSDFLSQVSHELRTPLTSIFGFTKLIKKDFDSISSEIAADGPSAIKKDRIWKNISIIICECSRLTRMINNVLDLAKIESGQATWNDKPTLLKDVIESSVTAVEGLLLEKASVSLKIDTRSSLPSLYIDADLITQVMVNLLSNAIKFTDSGEITIETTVSEDTLVIAVCDEGVGMSSESLDRIFDRYYVARNGNTLSSSKLGTGLGLPICKEIIEHYKGEILAESEFGKGSCFYVTLPLSMSDE is encoded by the coding sequence ATGACGTGGAGCACAATACTTGCGTGCGTTTTGATTTTTTTAGGTGCATTGGTGATGCTGCGAAGCATAATGTACCACAAGAACCTGATGTTCACCGTTCAAGAGTCGATTGCGGGTTTTTCAAAACAGACTTCGGGCTTGGTGAAAATCCATATGGCCTTTATGGTCTTTTTCTTCTTTGCCTATTTAGTTGTTATCTTTTTTTTCATGAGTCAGATAGATGTTATAGATGAACTGGTTATTGGTCTCATCTTCATCTTTGGAGCTATTTTTGTCTACACTGGGATTATCATCCAGCGTAGGGCTTTTGATTTATTGAATAACATCAATATTGAGTTGAGAGAATACGCTGGTAAGCTTGAAGAGAATCAAGAGACGCTGTTGCATCTCAACGAAAACTTGAAGCAGGAAATCAAACAGAAAGAAATGGCTCAGCAGTCTGAGCAGTTGAAGTCAGATTTTCTTTCTCAAGTGTCCCATGAATTGCGAACTCCGCTTACTTCTATTTTCGGTTTTACCAAGCTCATAAAGAAAGATTTTGATTCAATCAGTTCAGAAATCGCCGCTGATGGACCCTCTGCGATAAAAAAAGACCGAATTTGGAAGAATATTTCCATTATTATTTGTGAATGTAGTCGATTAACTCGGATGATCAATAATGTGCTCGACCTTGCCAAGATTGAATCTGGTCAGGCGACATGGAACGATAAGCCAACCTTACTGAAGGATGTCATCGAATCATCGGTTACGGCGGTGGAGGGGCTGCTTCTTGAAAAAGCTTCAGTGTCATTGAAAATTGATACACGTTCTTCTCTTCCTTCATTATATATTGATGCAGATTTGATCACGCAGGTTATGGTCAATCTTCTCAGCAACGCAATCAAATTTACTGATTCCGGTGAAATCACCATTGAAACGACGGTGAGCGAGGATACCCTTGTGATAGCTGTCTGCGACGAAGGCGTTGGCATGTCATCTGAAAGTCTTGATAGGATATTCGACAGGTACTATGTGGCGAGAAATGGGAACACCCTCAGTTCATCTAAACTCGGAACAGGGTTGGGACTTCCCATCTGCAAGGAGATCATTGAACACTACAAGGGCGAAATTCTGGCTGAATCCGAGTTTGGAAAGGGCAGTTGTTTTTATGTCACGCTTCCGCTCAGCATGAGCGATGAGTAG
- a CDS encoding pyridoxal phosphate-dependent aminotransferase produces MSISKRCSGLTPFLVMEILEAAQAMERNGESIIHMEVGEPDFDTPACVKRASCEALDKGHTHYTHSLGLIELREAICDDYRERYGVTIDPANIAITQGTSPAMLALFSAILEDGDQIITSDPCYACYDNFISFAGAEQVKIPVYEDDAFQYRVSAIREALKVNNNIKAILINSPANPTGTLLSKERMQAIAELAEQHDLWIISDEIYHGLVYEGQEHSILEFTDRAFVLNGFSKLYAMTGWRLGYLIAPPEFMRTLQTACQNFFISPNSMAQWGGVAALKEAEPDVARMKRIYNERRLYILDRLIGMGFDIKHAPTGAFYVLVNMRHLAAKFDGSSLKLAYDILEKAKIGVTPGIDFGEGAEGFIRFSYATSMENIKEGMNRLEHYLKVYA; encoded by the coding sequence ATGAGCATCTCAAAACGCTGTAGCGGACTGACCCCGTTCCTGGTCATGGAAATTCTTGAAGCGGCCCAGGCCATGGAACGCAACGGTGAGTCCATAATCCATATGGAAGTGGGCGAGCCGGACTTCGATACCCCGGCCTGCGTCAAACGTGCATCCTGCGAGGCCCTGGACAAAGGGCACACCCATTATACACACTCGTTGGGACTCATCGAATTGCGCGAAGCCATCTGCGACGACTACCGGGAACGGTATGGCGTTACTATCGATCCGGCAAATATCGCCATCACGCAAGGCACCAGTCCAGCCATGCTCGCCCTGTTCTCCGCCATCCTTGAAGATGGTGATCAAATCATCACCAGCGACCCGTGTTACGCCTGTTATGACAACTTCATCTCCTTTGCCGGGGCCGAGCAGGTCAAAATCCCTGTATATGAAGACGATGCCTTCCAATACCGCGTTTCCGCCATTCGCGAAGCACTCAAGGTCAACAACAACATCAAGGCCATTCTCATCAATTCTCCGGCAAACCCAACAGGCACACTGCTTTCCAAGGAACGAATGCAGGCCATTGCCGAACTCGCCGAACAACACGACCTCTGGATCATATCTGACGAAATATACCATGGTTTGGTCTATGAAGGACAAGAACACTCCATCCTTGAATTCACGGACCGCGCCTTTGTCCTGAATGGATTCTCCAAGCTTTACGCCATGACCGGCTGGCGTCTCGGCTATCTCATTGCACCGCCGGAATTCATGCGAACACTTCAGACTGCATGCCAGAATTTCTTCATTTCCCCCAACAGTATGGCCCAATGGGGAGGAGTGGCAGCACTCAAGGAAGCCGAGCCGGACGTGGCCCGCATGAAGCGTATCTACAACGAACGTCGTCTTTACATTCTCGACCGATTGATCGGCATGGGATTTGATATCAAGCACGCACCTACCGGCGCGTTCTACGTACTCGTCAACATGCGTCATCTGGCCGCAAAGTTCGACGGCAGTTCGCTCAAGCTGGCCTATGATATTCTGGAAAAAGCAAAGATAGGCGTGACGCCCGGGATAGATTTCGGCGAAGGAGCAGAAGGATTCATTCGTTTCTCCTACGCAACCTCCATGGAGAATATAAAGGAAGGCATGAATCGGTTGGAACACTATCTGAAAGTTTATGCATAG